From a single Methanothermobacter sp. genomic region:
- a CDS encoding DUF2117 family protein codes for MRIGVVVHGPQIVDSGYAAKLIDFLKKYGEVRARLGGTMGRTAVYDAHLEDVIDISEKRLPSESVDLFADEGADIVVLMNYGKSRITGHGFGYKVFQRSEKKPPVVQIERPGEPDGSVVAWKREAEPFAEKLASELELEMVDPEEVCREIFHGEPCGEQKPDRGEYRRLVGVSENENIFVNGIVVGVSTSDDVTLVAEDGVITEIIGGKIKKHGVEKLGRVNLKDAVVKTGLLRRSEVKPRKVKVRENNKKKYRISFLNHAAEDIYTLHDSDLVVTVGDDTTLVAADILYRFDVPIIGITDGDIDRVVKKGFKCADSIIIEFEEGWDDIVGERIHRELFRGKNTIETHDLETFKRNLLQIIDNIGASYTVRYT; via the coding sequence ATGAGGATAGGCGTGGTTGTCCATGGACCACAGATAGTTGACTCAGGATACGCAGCAAAACTCATAGATTTTCTAAAAAAATATGGAGAGGTCAGGGCAAGACTTGGGGGCACCATGGGGCGGACCGCTGTCTATGACGCCCACCTTGAGGATGTTATAGACATATCAGAGAAAAGGCTTCCAAGTGAATCGGTTGACCTATTTGCAGATGAGGGCGCCGACATTGTTGTCCTCATGAATTACGGTAAGTCCCGTATCACAGGGCACGGATTTGGATACAAGGTTTTCCAGAGATCAGAAAAAAAACCGCCAGTTGTTCAGATAGAAAGACCAGGTGAACCTGATGGAAGTGTTGTAGCATGGAAGAGGGAAGCCGAGCCATTCGCAGAAAAACTGGCATCTGAACTTGAACTTGAAATGGTGGATCCAGAGGAGGTATGCAGGGAGATCTTCCATGGGGAACCATGTGGTGAACAGAAACCTGATAGAGGGGAGTACCGGAGACTCGTGGGTGTCTCAGAGAATGAGAACATATTCGTAAATGGTATAGTTGTTGGGGTCTCAACGTCAGACGACGTAACCCTCGTCGCAGAGGATGGTGTGATCACTGAGATAATAGGGGGGAAGATAAAGAAACACGGTGTTGAAAAACTTGGAAGGGTTAACCTGAAGGATGCGGTTGTAAAGACGGGACTTCTCCGCCGCTCCGAGGTAAAACCCAGGAAAGTGAAGGTAAGGGAAAACAATAAAAAGAAGTACAGGATTTCCTTCTTAAACCATGCAGCAGAGGATATATACACTCTCCATGACTCTGACCTTGTTGTCACGGTTGGAGATGACACAACGCTAGTGGCTGCAGATATCCTCTACAGATTCGATGTTCCCATAATAGGGATAACAGACGGGGATATAGATAGGGTGGTTAAGAAGGGCTTCAAATGCGCAGATTCGATCATAATAGAGTTTGAGGAGGGATGGGACGATATAGTTGGTGAAAGAATCCACAGGGAGCTCTTCCGCGGTAAAAACACAATTGAAACCCATGATTTGGAAACTTTTAAAAGGAATTTACTACAGATTATAGATAATATAGGTGCAAGCTACACCGTGAGATACACCTAA
- a CDS encoding methanogenesis marker 5 protein, translating into MKIAIFPPNSLILADLVERRGHEPLVIQKEIRKKVTDPEIDSPPFNITEEDPIKGLKYAAIEVPSGVRGRMAILGPLIEEADAAIIMEDAPFGFGCIGCARTNELCVFQLRKKGIPTLELKYPKTREETIDVVNRINKFLDELEAQNG; encoded by the coding sequence TTGAAGATAGCGATATTTCCACCAAATTCACTTATACTCGCAGATCTTGTTGAAAGAAGGGGACATGAGCCCCTTGTAATCCAGAAAGAAATCAGAAAGAAGGTCACAGACCCTGAAATTGATTCACCACCCTTCAATATAACCGAGGAGGACCCGATAAAAGGCCTGAAGTACGCGGCAATTGAGGTTCCCTCAGGTGTGAGGGGGAGAATGGCAATCCTTGGACCCCTCATAGAGGAGGCGGATGCCGCCATAATAATGGAGGATGCTCCATTTGGCTTTGGATGCATAGGATGCGCAAGGACAAATGAACTCTGCGTATTCCAGCTCAGAAAGAAGGGCATACCCACACTTGAACTGAAATACCCTAAAACAAGGGAAGAGACAATAGATGTGGTTAACAGGATAAACAAATTCCTGGACGAACTGGAGGCTCAAAATGGTTAA
- a CDS encoding methanogenesis marker 3 protein, whose protein sequence is MFVKVNGVEVELPEGATVRDAIDATGAPYVEGALVGLISGTRELERTIDTYRIKTTAGSILIELLPEEAPEIVETWRKVYSNLENLRVRWTTPSEISMGPLKTELEPSRKEFFYNEKEVIMSLSGFSPDSTHIIISRDPHSAVYGAPAENRGVFARVTGGGRTIERLTDRDVIRSVEPVVERKSIVESAAVTDLETPLEDGNQIFTYVKVKPSHESPQSVEHFFTMVEEGKLRVDYEANSFIGFYSLQGIKKDPEKIAKRNRGTVTLRNTGRGAGRVYIYREDRVSTPSHNLIGQVTDGMELVDIAGEGDQITVECEPGRIMTVSMTQKEAEEYLKRYGVEQIRDGIMVDDAIVVTQDPPYTMDILKEGRVRTVGIEADKILEVELDPDAPRSSWYFRRLTGLIDTPIGSLKVHFAFPGMKVVMFEGDRSLAKGLVPEKTPENCVKKGSIGITNMSRRHIGMVGVRLEDNDEYGPTGEPFNGTNIIGRITEGLENVEKFKEGDTVYVRERKKT, encoded by the coding sequence ATGTTTGTTAAGGTTAATGGAGTGGAGGTTGAACTCCCGGAGGGGGCCACAGTGAGGGATGCAATCGATGCTACAGGAGCCCCCTACGTGGAAGGCGCCCTTGTGGGCCTCATAAGTGGCACAAGGGAACTTGAAAGAACAATAGACACATACCGGATCAAAACAACAGCAGGAAGCATCCTGATTGAACTGCTCCCTGAGGAAGCACCTGAAATTGTTGAAACATGGCGGAAGGTATACAGTAACCTTGAAAATCTCCGTGTAAGGTGGACAACTCCATCCGAGATTTCAATGGGACCCCTGAAAACGGAACTGGAGCCGTCAAGGAAGGAATTCTTCTACAACGAGAAAGAGGTTATAATGAGCCTTTCAGGGTTCAGCCCGGATTCAACCCACATAATAATCTCCAGGGACCCCCATTCAGCAGTATACGGCGCCCCAGCTGAGAACAGGGGCGTTTTTGCAAGGGTAACCGGTGGAGGAAGAACCATTGAAAGACTGACAGACCGCGACGTGATAAGGTCAGTTGAACCAGTTGTTGAGAGAAAAAGCATAGTTGAGAGCGCCGCAGTGACAGACCTTGAAACACCACTCGAGGACGGAAACCAGATATTCACCTACGTTAAGGTAAAACCATCCCACGAGTCCCCCCAGTCTGTTGAACACTTCTTCACAATGGTGGAGGAGGGGAAACTGAGGGTCGACTATGAGGCCAACTCATTCATAGGTTTCTACTCCCTCCAGGGAATAAAAAAGGATCCCGAAAAAATAGCAAAAAGAAACAGGGGCACAGTGACCCTTCGGAACACAGGAAGGGGCGCTGGAAGGGTTTACATATACAGGGAGGACAGGGTTTCAACACCATCCCACAACCTCATAGGACAAGTTACAGATGGAATGGAACTGGTTGATATAGCAGGGGAAGGGGACCAGATCACAGTGGAGTGCGAACCCGGCAGGATAATGACAGTCTCCATGACCCAGAAGGAAGCAGAGGAATACCTTAAACGGTACGGTGTGGAGCAGATACGGGACGGCATAATGGTTGACGATGCAATCGTTGTGACCCAGGACCCACCCTACACCATGGACATTCTTAAGGAGGGAAGGGTCAGAACAGTGGGCATAGAGGCCGATAAAATCCTGGAGGTTGAACTGGACCCTGATGCACCCAGATCCTCATGGTACTTCCGCAGACTCACGGGCCTCATCGACACACCCATCGGATCCCTTAAGGTACACTTCGCCTTCCCAGGCATGAAGGTGGTGATGTTTGAGGGTGACAGATCCCTGGCAAAGGGACTTGTACCGGAGAAAACACCTGAAAACTGCGTTAAAAAGGGCAGCATTGGCATAACAAACATGTCAAGGAGACACATAGGCATGGTTGGTGTTAGACTAGAGGACAACGATGAATACGGCCCAACAGGGGAACCATTCAACGGCACCAACATAATTGGTAGAATCACAGAGGGCCTTGAAAATGTTGAAAAATTCAAAGAGGGGGACACCGTCTATGTCCGGGAAAGAAAAAAAACATGA
- a CDS encoding methanogenesis marker 2 protein, producing MDLDDIIHSLKNFEGITRKRPIGKIVSILNDAYSVSGKTHLGYGDDASAIRIGNGKLLLLAADGIWGRLMEADPHWAGYCSVLVNVNDIAAMGGKPVGMVNVLSINSRETCYSVMEGIREGAEKFGVPMVGGHVHPDTPYDALDVSIAGIASEDAIITSCDAEPGDRVIVGIDLDGKPHPSFFLNWDTTTHKTPEEVQFQIEVMSIIAERKLVTAGKDISNPGTLGTLGMLLEASDVGARVELESIPRNRSVKWEDWLRMYPGSGFVLTARPENAAECIELLESAGITASDAGEIVSERKLRLIHDNEERILFDFERDIITGVIEEKI from the coding sequence TTGGATTTAGATGATATCATCCATTCCCTTAAAAATTTTGAGGGTATAACAAGAAAAAGGCCGATAGGAAAGATAGTTTCCATTCTTAATGATGCATACAGTGTCTCAGGAAAAACACATCTCGGTTACGGTGATGACGCCTCGGCCATCAGGATCGGAAACGGAAAACTTCTTTTACTGGCAGCGGATGGAATATGGGGGCGTCTGATGGAGGCTGACCCCCACTGGGCCGGTTACTGTTCTGTGCTTGTTAATGTTAATGATATTGCAGCCATGGGCGGCAAACCCGTGGGCATGGTTAACGTTCTCTCAATTAACTCAAGGGAGACCTGTTACAGTGTAATGGAGGGTATAAGGGAAGGGGCAGAGAAGTTCGGGGTCCCGATGGTGGGGGGCCACGTGCACCCTGACACACCCTACGATGCACTTGATGTTTCAATTGCAGGTATAGCATCGGAGGATGCAATCATAACAAGCTGCGACGCAGAACCCGGCGACAGGGTTATAGTGGGCATAGACCTCGATGGAAAACCACACCCCTCATTCTTCCTGAACTGGGACACAACCACCCATAAAACACCTGAGGAGGTGCAGTTCCAGATTGAGGTGATGTCCATCATCGCAGAAAGAAAGCTGGTAACTGCAGGTAAGGATATAAGCAACCCTGGGACCCTTGGAACACTGGGGATGCTACTTGAGGCATCGGATGTGGGTGCACGGGTGGAACTGGAATCAATACCACGTAACAGATCAGTTAAGTGGGAGGACTGGCTTCGAATGTACCCTGGCTCAGGTTTTGTGCTGACAGCAAGGCCTGAAAATGCTGCTGAATGTATTGAATTACTTGAGTCTGCCGGAATAACCGCATCAGACGCCGGGGAGATAGTATCCGAAAGAAAACTCCGCTTAATCCATGATAATGAGGAAAGGATCCTCTTTGACTTTGAAAGGGACATCATAACAGGTGTGATAGAAGAAAAAATATGA
- a CDS encoding type II toxin-antitoxin system VapC family toxin encodes MKIILDASAFINGYIPEGTENYTVKSVTDEIRDFKSVMVLERALSDGRLRIMEPDPESMRKVDEVTTSSGDAMRLSSTDREVIGLAVSLKKRGRVTVITDDYTIQNTLRILGIEFRSVLTSGIKETYQWRKICTGCRRVYPQDYQFGECEICGSEIKKKRYRSRR; translated from the coding sequence ATGAAAATTATTCTCGACGCATCTGCATTCATAAATGGATACATACCTGAGGGCACTGAAAACTACACCGTGAAGTCCGTGACAGATGAAATAAGGGACTTCAAATCGGTTATGGTCCTCGAGAGGGCACTCAGTGATGGCAGACTCAGAATAATGGAACCTGACCCGGAGAGCATGAGGAAAGTGGATGAGGTCACCACCAGCTCAGGGGATGCCATGAGGCTCTCCAGTACAGACAGGGAGGTTATAGGACTTGCCGTTTCACTCAAAAAGAGGGGTAGGGTAACTGTAATCACCGATGACTATACAATACAGAACACCCTCAGAATTCTTGGAATAGAGTTCCGCAGCGTCCTCACATCAGGTATAAAGGAGACCTATCAGTGGAGAAAGATATGCACCGGATGCAGGAGGGTGTACCCTCAGGACTACCAGTTTGGGGAATGTGAGATATGTGGCTCAGAGATAAAGAAGAAGAGATACAGATCCCGCCGTTAG
- a CDS encoding methanogenesis marker 6 protein has product MSGKEKKHEESTRMIILGPSSRLSSSELVQRLHLLGLPLTIKSTCYGALVHGDKDTVMEAVRKIRSLDPANIFTKERGFPPGDPRRCRGHRGAAREGYHQLEKEFKLLGYVGEALERPQKAEPEKKEKVSVDEFRNVVERSLKSRQKT; this is encoded by the coding sequence ATGTCCGGGAAAGAAAAAAAACATGAAGAATCAACAAGGATGATAATACTTGGGCCGTCATCAAGGCTGAGCTCATCGGAACTTGTCCAGAGGCTCCACCTCCTTGGACTGCCACTCACCATAAAATCAACATGCTATGGTGCGCTGGTGCATGGTGACAAAGACACTGTGATGGAGGCTGTCAGGAAAATACGCAGCCTCGACCCGGCTAACATATTCACAAAGGAGAGGGGATTCCCACCAGGGGACCCCAGGCGATGCAGAGGACACAGAGGGGCAGCAAGGGAGGGTTACCATCAGCTTGAAAAGGAATTCAAACTACTCGGATACGTGGGCGAGGCCCTTGAAAGGCCCCAGAAGGCCGAACCCGAAAAAAAGGAGAAGGTTTCTGTTGATGAATTCCGCAATGTAGTTGAGAGGAGTCTGAAATCTAGACAGAAAACATAG
- a CDS encoding DUF2111 domain-containing protein, whose protein sequence is MKITSSSTGEELKELGMCIHELVSRLPLTIRSREAKGLRIEDGKVIDDSYTGPVLEKVLESGEIARETPERGPYKGIPVVVVPLKEKGEVLCAVGIVDATKGLFTDMVEIARRPQEEDRGEFY, encoded by the coding sequence ATGAAAATAACTTCATCATCCACTGGAGAGGAACTCAAGGAACTTGGAATGTGTATACATGAACTTGTAAGTCGTCTTCCCCTCACAATAAGGAGCCGGGAAGCAAAGGGTCTTCGAATAGAGGACGGCAAGGTGATCGATGACAGCTACACTGGGCCTGTACTTGAAAAGGTCCTTGAATCAGGAGAGATAGCAAGGGAAACACCCGAGAGGGGACCCTACAAGGGGATACCTGTGGTCGTGGTACCCCTGAAGGAGAAGGGTGAGGTTCTCTGTGCAGTGGGAATCGTTGACGCCACAAAGGGCCTCTTCACAGACATGGTTGAAATAGCCAGAAGACCCCAGGAGGAAGACAGGGGGGAATTCTATTGA